A DNA window from Aureibacter tunicatorum contains the following coding sequences:
- a CDS encoding DUF2071 domain-containing protein: MSFLKAEWRKLAIFNYEIDSEVLKEYVPYGTELDLWNGKCYVSLIGFMFLNTRLLGVKIPFHTNFEEVNLRFYVKRFEDGEWKRGVVFVKEIVPKPALTFVANTVYNENYETLPMRHNWQEDLEHRKVAYQWRKDGEWNSIAIVADKVAKEIEVGSETEFITEHYWGYAKVNEKATNSYEVTHPRWKAYEVLEHKISVDFKATYGDKFAFLSELKPASVMLAEGSNITVEPKTKLR, translated from the coding sequence ATGAGTTTTTTAAAAGCAGAGTGGCGTAAATTAGCGATTTTCAATTATGAGATCGACTCCGAAGTATTGAAGGAATATGTGCCTTATGGAACGGAACTGGACTTATGGAATGGCAAATGTTATGTAAGTTTGATTGGCTTCATGTTTTTAAATACTAGGCTATTGGGTGTGAAAATTCCTTTTCATACGAATTTTGAGGAGGTTAACCTTCGTTTTTATGTTAAGCGTTTTGAGGATGGAGAGTGGAAGCGCGGAGTAGTTTTCGTAAAGGAAATTGTACCCAAGCCTGCCTTGACATTTGTCGCGAATACCGTTTATAACGAGAACTATGAAACGTTGCCCATGCGTCATAATTGGCAAGAAGATCTTGAGCATCGCAAAGTCGCCTATCAATGGCGTAAAGATGGAGAATGGAATAGCATAGCGATAGTTGCTGATAAAGTAGCGAAAGAGATTGAAGTGGGTAGTGAGACGGAGTTTATCACAGAACATTATTGGGGGTATGCGAAAGTTAATGAAAAGGCCACAAATTCTTATGAGGTTACTCATCCCCGTTGGAAAGCATATGAAGTTTTGGAGCATAAAATCTCGGTTGACTTTAAAGCAACCTATGGGGACAAGTTCGCATTTTTATCAGAATTGAAGCCAGCCTCAGTGATGCTTGCCGAGGGTTCCAATATCACAGTAGAGCCCAAAACGAAATTAAGATAG
- a CDS encoding helix-turn-helix domain-containing protein: protein MIINGQKKAYKVDEQLYHCGTAATMSFIGGKWKCITLWYLRKEPKRFSELKSLLPDMTEKMLSLQLKALANDGLIARKSYGNKAPYVVIYNLTEFGESLIPVIETITSWGKKWAEQKGELIEVD from the coding sequence ATGATAATCAATGGACAAAAAAAGGCCTACAAGGTAGACGAACAGCTTTACCATTGCGGTACTGCCGCTACAATGAGCTTCATAGGCGGTAAATGGAAATGCATAACTTTATGGTACTTAAGAAAAGAACCCAAAAGATTTTCCGAACTCAAATCATTGTTGCCGGACATGACAGAAAAAATGCTAAGCCTGCAATTGAAAGCTCTCGCGAACGACGGTCTAATTGCAAGAAAATCCTATGGCAATAAAGCGCCTTATGTGGTTATTTACAACCTTACTGAATTTGGAGAATCGCTGATACCAGTAATAGAAACAATAACAAGTTGGGGCAAAAAATGGGCTGAGCAAAAAGGCGAACTCATAGAAGTTGATTGA
- a CDS encoding DJ-1/PfpI family protein, whose product MKKNVGILIFNNVEVLDFAGPFEVFSVASELHNFDLFNVFTISKHKEAISTVNDMSVNPKYDFENHPSIDILIISGGTGTRQIMHDERILAWLESISSKAEYVLSICSGARFLAQLGILNNAPFCTHHEVYDHIIKVDPTAIPVKDKRFIGHNNVYTSGGISAGIDLSFHIVQKIYGEQVALATAKYMEYDWKK is encoded by the coding sequence ATGAAAAAGAATGTAGGAATTTTGATTTTCAATAATGTTGAAGTCCTTGATTTTGCGGGACCATTTGAGGTGTTTTCCGTAGCATCTGAACTCCACAATTTTGACTTGTTCAATGTATTTACCATTTCCAAGCATAAGGAAGCAATTTCAACGGTAAACGACATGTCTGTAAACCCTAAATATGATTTTGAAAATCATCCTTCGATAGATATTTTGATAATATCGGGAGGAACTGGCACAAGACAAATCATGCATGATGAAAGAATTTTGGCTTGGCTTGAAAGTATTTCATCCAAGGCCGAATATGTGTTAAGCATTTGTTCTGGAGCGAGATTTTTGGCCCAATTGGGCATATTGAACAATGCGCCATTTTGCACGCATCATGAAGTTTATGATCATATCATTAAGGTTGATCCAACGGCTATCCCTGTAAAAGACAAAAGGTTTATTGGGCATAATAATGTATACACTTCCGGGGGAATTTCAGCTGGCATCGACTTGTCTTTTCATATCGTTCAAAAGATTTACGGAGAGCAGGTGGCATTAGCGACAGCAAAATATATGGAGTATGACTGGAAGAAATAA
- a CDS encoding GNAT family N-acetyltransferase produces MEEIIIRKIRMNEVPDLISMCEAHADFEQATYINNDQEEILKECLFQLNPPLYCVVALREQSIMGYATYMKQFSTWDAEYYMYLDCLYLVEEARGLGYGRKIMEFIKSEALRLGCRQMQWQTPEFNDQAVRFYKGMGAVNKSKERFFWEFNAY; encoded by the coding sequence ATGGAAGAAATTATCATAAGAAAAATCAGAATGAATGAAGTGCCGGATTTGATTTCAATGTGTGAAGCTCATGCTGACTTTGAACAGGCGACATATATCAATAACGATCAAGAAGAGATTTTGAAAGAGTGTCTTTTTCAACTTAACCCACCTTTGTATTGTGTAGTAGCTTTGAGGGAGCAGTCCATAATGGGTTACGCGACTTATATGAAGCAATTTTCAACATGGGACGCTGAATATTATATGTACTTGGATTGTTTGTATTTAGTTGAAGAGGCTAGGGGTTTGGGTTATGGAAGAAAAATCATGGAATTTATTAAAAGTGAGGCTTTGAGGTTAGGATGCAGGCAAATGCAATGGCAAACGCCTGAATTCAATGATCAAGCGGTTCGATTTTATAAGGGCATGGGAGCGGTAAACAAGTCAAAAGAGCGCTTTTTTTGGGAGTTTAATGCCTATTGA
- a CDS encoding 5'-nucleotidase, lipoprotein e(P4) family: MKLNSLLSFIFLAAIACSPKENSQSDHSLTHSELLSEQSLLSVLWYQQSAEMKAIYAQSYNLAKILMERNLDELEEGQRPAVILDIDETVLDNSPFQEKMIERGETFSVKAWNEWVDRGEAKLLPGAKDFLEFAGQKGVAIFYISNRHVSTFDATLENLKKFNLPQANADHLLLKEETSNKTARRNKVNEEYKTILFIGDNLTDFKHSYANRGEDMGTEYFLQTIDSLLKYAVILPNPMYGEWEHAIYNNQKGAEADQKVKFRKKHIESGY; encoded by the coding sequence ATGAAACTCAATTCACTTTTAAGCTTTATATTCTTGGCGGCAATCGCTTGCTCTCCAAAAGAAAATTCCCAAAGCGATCATTCTTTAACTCATTCCGAGCTCTTGTCGGAGCAATCGCTCTTGTCCGTATTGTGGTATCAGCAGTCAGCTGAGATGAAAGCGATTTATGCCCAAAGTTATAATCTGGCTAAAATTCTGATGGAAAGAAATCTTGATGAGCTTGAAGAAGGGCAAAGGCCCGCGGTTATTCTTGATATAGATGAAACGGTGCTGGACAATAGTCCTTTTCAAGAAAAAATGATAGAACGCGGCGAGACTTTTTCTGTCAAAGCTTGGAATGAATGGGTAGATAGAGGCGAAGCGAAATTGCTTCCGGGAGCAAAAGATTTTCTTGAGTTTGCAGGTCAAAAGGGTGTCGCTATTTTTTATATATCGAACAGGCATGTAAGCACATTTGACGCTACGCTAGAAAACCTTAAGAAGTTCAACTTGCCCCAAGCAAATGCAGATCATTTGCTTTTGAAAGAAGAGACGAGCAATAAAACGGCTAGAAGAAACAAAGTGAATGAAGAGTATAAGACAATACTATTCATAGGTGACAATCTTACAGATTTCAAGCACAGCTATGCCAATAGAGGAGAAGATATGGGAACAGAATATTTTCTTCAAACCATAGATTCATTATTGAAATATGCCGTGATACTTCCCAATCCTATGTACGGAGAGTGGGAGCATGCAATATACAATAATCAAAAAGGAGCAGAGGCTGATCAGAAAGTAAAGTTTAGAAAAAAGCATATAGAGAGCGGGTACTAG
- a CDS encoding serine hydrolase: MEIDQLVDLLDIEKKATVKDIISSRSGVFVPASNGGDMRSLAPERGTVNPGEFWLYNNWDFNMAGHIFEKKTNRNIYDEIESQFSIPLGMQDWNKSLQEKSGDALISEFPAYHIWFSTRDMARLGLLMLNNGMWGDKRIIEESWVKEMTSPKSSFEELDSVAPFLKSGDNKFSYGYMWWLWENDKNEMLKGAYSAQGAWGQNITILPEMNTVIAIKTNDLYYRQKGDHHYLIDLISQSYDSNVAHKMQGFAEFLKKNDIQAFVDGFRANKPQETDIDFEDAFNRMGYALLESKDVKNAVKIFELNTEMHPDSWNLFDSLGEGYFLLGDYTKSIENYKKAVTLNADNISNNNDRVELIIRRIENKLKSASKMN; encoded by the coding sequence TTGGAAATTGATCAATTAGTCGATCTTCTTGATATTGAGAAAAAAGCGACGGTAAAGGATATTATTTCATCTCGTTCTGGGGTGTTTGTTCCTGCTTCCAATGGTGGAGACATGCGGAGTTTGGCGCCTGAGCGTGGCACAGTGAATCCGGGAGAATTTTGGTTGTATAATAACTGGGACTTCAACATGGCCGGACATATTTTTGAAAAGAAAACCAACCGAAATATTTATGATGAGATTGAATCCCAATTTTCGATTCCATTAGGAATGCAAGATTGGAACAAGTCCCTTCAGGAAAAATCAGGAGACGCTTTGATATCGGAGTTTCCGGCATATCATATATGGTTTTCCACAAGAGATATGGCCCGCTTAGGATTATTGATGCTCAATAATGGCATGTGGGGTGATAAAAGAATCATCGAAGAAAGTTGGGTGAAGGAAATGACGAGTCCCAAATCGTCTTTTGAAGAGCTTGATAGCGTGGCTCCTTTCTTGAAAAGCGGAGACAACAAGTTTAGCTATGGTTATATGTGGTGGCTTTGGGAAAATGATAAGAATGAAATGTTGAAAGGAGCTTATTCGGCTCAAGGAGCATGGGGACAGAATATTACCATTTTGCCGGAAATGAATACGGTAATAGCGATTAAAACCAATGATCTGTATTATCGACAAAAAGGCGATCATCATTATTTGATAGACTTGATATCTCAATCTTACGATTCGAATGTTGCTCATAAGATGCAGGGCTTTGCTGAATTTTTGAAGAAAAATGATATACAAGCTTTTGTTGATGGCTTCAGAGCCAATAAGCCTCAAGAGACAGATATTGATTTTGAGGATGCTTTCAATAGAATGGGATATGCCTTATTGGAATCAAAGGATGTGAAAAATGCGGTGAAGATTTTTGAACTGAATACTGAAATGCATCCAGACTCGTGGAATCTCTTTGACAGCTTGGGAGAAGGTTATTTTCTTCTTGGAGATTATACTAAGTCGATTGAAAACTACAAAAAAGCTGTTACACTCAATGCCGACAATATTTCAAATAATAATGACAGAGTAGAACTGATCATCAGAAGAATAGAGAATAAACTGAAGTCGGCTTCGAAAATGAATTAA
- a CDS encoding cysteine hydrolase family protein, which produces MKNRKALLIIDMQKGSFTPKTPRYDTSGVVKRINELSDLCRKRNFPVFHIQHDGTGSGEFEKNAFDWEILDEIEVKPMDIMVDKYANDVFYQSNLQATLLEHGIDELIITGCATDFCVESTVQSALTKDYTIKIVADGHTTGERPNLSAKQVIDHYNWVWQNMIPTKGEIQVLSAEEIVEGCLSFEG; this is translated from the coding sequence ATGAAAAACAGGAAAGCGCTTTTGATTATTGATATGCAGAAAGGTTCTTTTACACCTAAAACGCCGAGATACGATACTTCAGGTGTTGTGAAAAGAATTAACGAGCTTTCGGATTTATGCCGAAAGAGGAACTTTCCTGTTTTTCATATTCAACATGACGGAACTGGCTCCGGCGAATTTGAAAAAAACGCATTTGACTGGGAAATATTGGACGAGATAGAAGTGAAACCGATGGATATCATGGTTGACAAATATGCCAATGATGTATTTTATCAATCGAATCTTCAAGCCACGCTTTTGGAGCATGGAATTGATGAGTTGATCATCACAGGTTGCGCGACAGATTTTTGCGTAGAATCAACTGTTCAATCCGCATTGACTAAAGATTATACTATCAAAATTGTCGCTGATGGCCATACCACAGGAGAAAGACCGAATTTGTCTGCCAAGCAAGTCATTGACCACTATAATTGGGTGTGGCAGAATATGATTCCCACTAAAGGCGAAATTCAGGTTTTGTCTGCTGAAGAGATTGTTGAGGGATGTTTAAGTTTTGAAGGGTAA
- a CDS encoding DUF2490 domain-containing protein: MHWVITDFFPFKICLIVIALLSAHQKSIAQNGNQHCLYYFGSFPSLEKIKFSFGTGLHYVPNDEWKRLELRTTHDIPITTQLKFGFGQRSLFTHESGMFSHYELRPFQKITFNHNIGWRSKFTHRLMLEERVFFQIGTKNTFHGRIRYRLESNINITNTEKFYIRPMSEIFYSFAHKNNKYWSRWKNTFAFGTYLQNNIILDFRFENVYDSDELILTTNRPIKGFRLQMLQRF; the protein is encoded by the coding sequence ATGCATTGGGTAATCACAGACTTTTTTCCATTCAAAATCTGTCTTATAGTAATAGCACTATTATCGGCTCATCAAAAATCAATTGCACAAAACGGCAATCAGCACTGTCTGTATTATTTTGGAAGTTTTCCATCATTAGAAAAAATCAAATTCTCTTTCGGCACTGGACTTCATTATGTTCCTAATGATGAATGGAAAAGATTGGAATTAAGAACTACCCATGACATTCCTATTACAACCCAGCTAAAATTCGGCTTTGGACAACGAAGCCTTTTTACGCATGAATCTGGCATGTTCAGCCATTACGAGCTCAGACCATTCCAAAAAATCACCTTCAACCATAATATTGGATGGAGAAGCAAATTCACTCATCGACTAATGCTCGAAGAGCGCGTATTTTTTCAAATAGGGACAAAGAACACTTTCCATGGAAGAATCCGGTATAGATTAGAAAGCAATATCAATATCACAAATACTGAAAAGTTCTATATCAGGCCTATGAGTGAAATATTCTATTCTTTCGCTCATAAAAATAATAAGTATTGGTCGCGATGGAAAAACACATTTGCTTTTGGCACATACTTGCAGAACAACATCATCCTCGATTTTAGATTTGAAAATGTCTATGATTCAGATGAATTAATATTAACTACCAATCGACCCATCAAAGGGTTTCGGTTACAAATGCTACAAAGGTTCTAG
- a CDS encoding tetratricopeptide repeat protein: MRNTSKYIQLVRVLGVVASLFLPLYLVVKSNIGDDHALKKVQKATFTGSKSCIECHQSEYDDWLTSDHYKAMAEATDESVLGDFNNITFEAQGNTHRFFKKDGKFMVHTDGAEGDMEDFEIKYVFGYNPLQQYLVEFPGGRLQTLALTWDTENKRWYHMADHVYADQEINHDDWLHWTNQAQNWNGMCADCHSTNLEKNYNHKTDTYNTTWSEINVSCESCHGPASEHLKWATLPEYAKEDIPNHGLSVKTSGIDHIEFVNNCVRCHSRRASIQDFDHHAKSIYDHVIPNSPEDPTWHIDGQIKEEDYVHASFTQSKMHMKGVQCNDCHNVHSGKLIYGNDEKQYNRLCAQCHIPDIYDTPEHHFHKTEGMDGNALTSEAGIKMEVGSGALCVNCHMHGQNYMGVDYRRDHSFRIPRPDLTIKHEVPNACNQCHTEESPQWAESHVTEWYGKRRRFHFADAFSGARNEDETSVERLKNIAGDELYPMNIRSLAIQHLGTYFQDSLKTVVDDYIGHLAPGMRIATLKSNQIQSQEDIHRLLPLLNDETKAVRTETARLLSSIGEHNIPSEYKKNYNNAKDEYEQVLIYNADFPMGKFNLGNFYNNQGKNELAIDYYLKALEQDKKMHFVKLNLAHIYHRLGRNDHAKQQFEDYIYHEPKDAQAIYNYALFLSEMEAYDEALTILEKSYQIDTNIPRVAHNLAMMYDYKGDKKKAEGYLKKEINLMNDFNSKIGLLNFYLSNSKEKQAINMIKEMIKDYPEEAQELKKAFQQLEGW; this comes from the coding sequence ATGAGAAATACATCAAAATATATTCAGCTTGTTCGCGTCTTGGGTGTTGTCGCTAGTCTTTTCTTGCCTCTTTATTTGGTCGTCAAATCAAATATAGGCGACGACCATGCTTTAAAAAAGGTACAGAAAGCCACATTTACAGGATCGAAATCATGCATTGAATGTCATCAATCGGAATATGATGACTGGCTTACCTCGGATCATTATAAAGCAATGGCTGAGGCTACGGATGAGAGCGTGCTTGGTGATTTTAACAATATCACTTTTGAGGCTCAAGGAAATACGCATCGATTTTTCAAAAAAGATGGAAAATTCATGGTACATACCGATGGCGCTGAAGGAGATATGGAAGATTTTGAAATCAAATATGTGTTTGGCTACAACCCTTTACAGCAGTACCTTGTAGAATTTCCGGGCGGTCGTTTGCAAACTCTGGCTCTAACTTGGGATACAGAAAACAAACGTTGGTACCATATGGCTGATCATGTATACGCTGATCAGGAAATCAATCATGACGATTGGCTACACTGGACTAATCAAGCCCAGAATTGGAACGGCATGTGCGCAGACTGTCATTCCACTAATTTAGAGAAAAATTATAATCACAAAACCGACACTTATAATACCACATGGTCAGAAATCAATGTAAGTTGTGAATCCTGCCACGGTCCAGCATCGGAACATTTAAAATGGGCAACCTTGCCTGAATATGCGAAAGAAGACATCCCTAACCATGGACTATCTGTAAAAACAAGTGGCATAGACCATATAGAGTTTGTGAACAACTGTGTGCGTTGCCATAGCCGAAGAGCTTCCATACAAGATTTCGATCATCATGCAAAAAGCATTTATGACCATGTGATTCCAAACTCACCCGAAGATCCAACATGGCATATAGATGGTCAAATTAAAGAAGAAGACTATGTCCATGCATCCTTCACACAAAGTAAAATGCATATGAAGGGAGTGCAATGCAATGACTGTCATAATGTGCACAGTGGCAAGCTAATCTACGGCAATGATGAGAAGCAATATAATCGACTGTGCGCTCAATGCCACATCCCTGACATATACGATACGCCAGAACATCATTTTCATAAGACAGAAGGTATGGATGGAAATGCGCTCACATCAGAAGCAGGAATTAAAATGGAGGTGGGCTCTGGCGCATTATGCGTCAATTGCCATATGCACGGCCAAAATTATATGGGTGTAGACTATCGTCGAGATCACAGTTTTCGTATTCCTCGCCCTGACTTGACGATCAAGCACGAGGTTCCAAACGCTTGTAATCAATGCCACACAGAAGAAAGCCCTCAATGGGCTGAAAGCCATGTAACAGAATGGTATGGAAAAAGACGACGATTCCACTTTGCTGACGCTTTTAGTGGCGCGCGAAATGAAGATGAAACAAGCGTGGAAAGGCTTAAAAATATTGCCGGAGATGAATTATACCCCATGAATATCAGATCACTTGCCATTCAACATCTTGGAACATATTTCCAAGATTCTCTAAAAACTGTCGTGGATGATTATATAGGACACCTTGCCCCTGGAATGAGAATAGCTACATTAAAATCTAATCAAATCCAGTCGCAAGAAGATATTCATCGACTACTCCCATTGTTAAATGACGAAACTAAAGCTGTACGTACTGAAACCGCTCGTTTGCTATCAAGCATAGGTGAGCATAATATCCCATCCGAATACAAAAAAAATTACAATAACGCTAAAGACGAGTACGAGCAAGTCTTGATTTACAATGCTGACTTCCCCATGGGGAAATTTAACTTGGGCAACTTTTATAATAATCAGGGAAAAAACGAACTGGCGATAGATTACTATTTAAAAGCTTTGGAACAAGACAAAAAAATGCATTTTGTCAAACTCAACCTAGCCCATATTTATCATCGTTTAGGAAGAAATGATCATGCTAAACAGCAGTTTGAAGATTATATCTATCATGAGCCAAAAGATGCCCAAGCCATCTACAATTATGCTTTATTTCTTTCCGAAATGGAAGCCTATGATGAAGCTTTAACAATTCTTGAAAAATCTTACCAGATCGACACCAACATCCCACGTGTAGCTCATAACCTAGCGATGATGTATGATTACAAAGGTGATAAGAAAAAAGCGGAGGGATACCTTAAGAAGGAAATTAACCTCATGAATGATTTCAATAGTAAAATAGGGCTACTCAATTTTTATTTAAGTAATTCAAAAGAAAAACAAGCTATAAATATGATAAAAGAAATGATCAAAGATTATCCTGAAGAGGCTCAAGAGCTTAAGAAAGCCTTCCAACAATTGGAAGGATGGTAA
- a CDS encoding ubiquinol-cytochrome c reductase iron-sulfur subunit, translating into MRLFEQKINRRNFIKRTIQAILSLNVLYIFSSLLSNKKEGNTLDEWYEAGDINNFKNNHIYPYSSAHFYLSKIENGGMLAISTKCTHLGCAVQFNQSKDMFVCPCHASAFSKYGEVVSPPATRALDIYPISIQDNKVMVNVTKPIKRQKYEASQLTYA; encoded by the coding sequence ATGAGATTATTTGAACAAAAGATCAACCGAAGAAATTTTATCAAACGCACTATACAAGCGATTTTATCCCTTAATGTGCTTTATATTTTCTCTAGTTTATTGTCAAATAAAAAAGAGGGTAATACATTGGATGAATGGTATGAAGCTGGGGATATCAATAATTTCAAAAATAATCATATCTACCCATACAGCTCAGCGCATTTCTATCTTTCCAAGATCGAAAATGGAGGAATGCTAGCTATTTCTACCAAATGCACTCACTTGGGTTGTGCTGTCCAGTTCAACCAGAGCAAAGATATGTTCGTGTGCCCTTGTCATGCCTCTGCATTTAGCAAATATGGAGAAGTAGTCTCGCCTCCAGCCACAAGAGCTTTAGATATTTACCCGATCAGTATTCAAGATAACAAAGTGATGGTAAATGTGACAAAGCCGATCAAAAGACAAAAATACGAAGCTTCTCAACTAACCTACGCATAA
- a CDS encoding cytochrome b N-terminal domain-containing protein has product MNTAGHSKAFTKLLLHLHPKRVNAQSIKFTRTFGLGGISSLFFVILFASGMLLRFAYVPSVKGAYDSIVELQNEILFGQLLRNIHYWSGMGLVLVSFLHLIRVFYSQSIYHDRRKNWFYGLLLFFLVVFSNFTGYLLPWDQLSYWAVTIMANMLTVIPFVGDFLADMIRGSNEVSETTLLRFYHFHTGLLPLLMVAFMSVHFWLIRKSKGVTVANMENRETVPTSPHLLYKEMFVALIVIISLLVLSTLVNAPLQEKANPLISPNPSKAPWYFMGVQELLLHLHPIFAICVIPSAVIFFLIYTPYMKFSDLNVGVWFNSEKGKKLTIFSIIFGILFTLSITLFSEYWWNGTQLMPNVPSLISTGLLLALFYMIPASVFLYFLKIKYQASKIDLVMACFTIIMMAYLVMTIVGTFFRGEGMSLFV; this is encoded by the coding sequence ATGAACACAGCCGGACATTCAAAAGCATTTACCAAACTACTCTTGCATTTACATCCTAAACGAGTAAATGCTCAATCCATCAAATTTACCCGAACATTCGGCCTAGGAGGCATATCCTCATTATTTTTTGTTATTCTTTTTGCCTCAGGCATGCTTTTACGCTTTGCCTATGTTCCTTCTGTCAAGGGGGCTTACGACTCTATTGTCGAACTTCAAAATGAAATTCTTTTTGGGCAATTGTTAAGAAACATCCACTACTGGAGTGGCATGGGATTAGTGCTCGTATCCTTTCTTCATCTGATTCGTGTATTCTATTCGCAATCTATCTACCATGATCGCCGTAAAAATTGGTTCTATGGATTGCTTCTTTTCTTTTTGGTTGTGTTTTCAAATTTCACAGGTTATTTATTGCCTTGGGATCAGCTGTCATATTGGGCGGTAACGATCATGGCCAATATGTTAACTGTTATCCCATTTGTCGGGGATTTTCTCGCTGATATGATCAGAGGAAGCAATGAGGTATCCGAAACGACCTTGCTCCGTTTTTATCATTTTCATACCGGATTACTCCCTTTGTTAATGGTTGCTTTCATGTCTGTGCATTTCTGGTTGATCCGAAAATCTAAAGGAGTTACCGTTGCCAACATGGAAAATCGGGAGACCGTGCCTACTTCCCCGCATCTATTGTATAAAGAAATGTTTGTCGCTTTAATAGTTATCATCTCCCTGCTAGTGCTCTCCACATTAGTCAATGCCCCTTTGCAAGAAAAGGCAAACCCTTTAATTAGTCCCAACCCTAGCAAGGCTCCATGGTACTTTATGGGCGTTCAAGAATTACTGCTTCACCTTCATCCTATATTTGCAATATGTGTCATTCCATCGGCAGTCATCTTCTTTCTGATTTATACGCCATATATGAAATTCAGTGATTTGAATGTAGGAGTTTGGTTCAATTCAGAAAAAGGAAAAAAGCTTACGATCTTCTCAATTATTTTCGGAATTCTATTTACCCTATCAATTACTTTATTCAGTGAATATTGGTGGAATGGAACTCAACTCATGCCAAATGTTCCTTCATTGATAAGCACTGGACTGTTGCTGGCATTATTCTATATGATTCCTGCTTCTGTATTTCTCTATTTTCTCAAAATAAAATATCAGGCTTCAAAAATTGATTTGGTAATGGCCTGCTTCACAATCATTATGATGGCTTATCTAGTGATGACCATTGTGGGAACCTTCTTCAGAGGAGAAGGAATGAGTTTGTTTGTTTAA
- a CDS encoding sulfatase/phosphatase domain-containing protein, whose translation MGWRARFWEGGCRTVGMMSWQNKIRSNWKSDEMFHAMDIMPTIANIVGAKMPDDRPIDGFDQTDFLLGKQEHSNRDHRLVYYYGELTAVRWEQYKAHFVKFNKFRSCIAPPIKLGQLPEFYNLSTDPKEMFNLYGRSGGIPLFFKFQKAMTPYFESMKEYPNMDYSKMKRDK comes from the coding sequence ATGGGCTGGAGAGCTAGGTTCTGGGAAGGTGGATGTCGTACGGTAGGTATGATGTCTTGGCAGAACAAAATCCGTTCAAACTGGAAATCAGATGAAATGTTCCACGCAATGGATATCATGCCAACAATTGCAAACATTGTAGGCGCTAAAATGCCTGATGATAGACCAATTGATGGTTTTGATCAAACAGATTTCCTACTTGGAAAGCAAGAGCACTCTAACCGCGATCACCGTCTGGTATACTATTATGGTGAATTGACAGCAGTTCGTTGGGAGCAGTACAAAGCTCACTTTGTGAAATTCAACAAATTTAGAAGTTGTATCGCACCTCCTATCAAGCTAGGTCAGCTTCCTGAATTTTATAACCTGAGCACAGATCCTAAAGAGATGTTCAACCTTTATGGCCGAAGTGGTGGTATTCCACTGTTCTTCAAGTTCCAAAAAGCGATGACTCCTTATTTTGAGAGTATGAAAGAATATCCAAATATGGATTACTCAAAAATGAAAAGAGACAAATAA